One part of the Candidatus Babeliales bacterium genome encodes these proteins:
- the rpoB gene encoding DNA-directed RNA polymerase subunit beta — protein sequence MSNALISKSTLRKQYGKIKDVVPVPNLIEIQSTSFNDFVQLDYLPQERKLIGLEKVLRDIFPIEYEDKLSLEYVSYELGQWTCTCGKLTGIESRYQWRCTSCNKSDCSRLSKDQTCTYCKEKTARYITCSNCLVRTTVHTPLTLDECRTSGQTFSMSLKIKVQLINWTTNAEGNKIVRDIKEQDIFFVDLPVMADLFEEQGRFKLGNLGSFLINGVDRVVVSQLHRSPGVVFSQSKKVKDFRGRPYYLARIIPMRGSWIDFESDSNDILYVRIDKKKKLYVTTFLQALGFSRDDIIPLFYEFDTISLKKDQYFRAIDENLIGQRIEKGMVPAEDEDDFVGRRVTKDLLPKFKKAGIKALTLKSDSLIGRVFAKDVVDSETGEILIEQGELFSENHLKVLKKFDTLQFELIRSNGYALQPTIALTLAQDKCHSQDAALKDLHSKIWPGDTSSIKEVGERLTNLLFNNRFYDLTRVGRVRMNRKLSLSTTEEQLALTKDDIVQTIRYLVNLRERGEGELDDIDHLGNRRVRLVGELLNNQMYLGFTRIERIVRERFRMQEAHGALMPQDFLNVKPLSAVIREFFGLGQLSQFMDQTNPMAELAHKRRLSALGPGGVLKDRATFEIRDVHPSHYGRICPIETPEGQTVGLISSLATYAMVNDLGFIETAYRPVENGKILNEVVFLDAFEESGNYIAQADAIDPKTNQLKKEKIFARHDDNLLYVDPEKINYIDLSPKQLVSVSAALVPFLDHDDAVRALMGANMQRQAVPLITTKAPIVGTGMEREIVKSSGALVLAKRSGVVEYVSSDKIIVRVDEDECANTEDWVTHGIDTYHLKKFQRSSYSTWIHHAPIVQCGEAVKAGDVLTNGASISDGELALGKNFSVAFMLWHGYNFEDAIVLSKRLVSDNELTSVHIDEYIVDARDTKLGPEELTRDLPNVSESALESLDEDGIVRVGTRVKPGDILVGKVTLKGDIQYSPEEKLLRAIFGEKSREVRDTSLRVPPGIEGTVIDVKIFSRSGVRKDARYKQEVAKQIEKLEINNVHHVVFLQKMITGKACDIAHGKQAAADVKKGVRSGKFNKEELKDFTLEDLFKLKLKDKSAQEELKRLKDSYENQLRILEGLKEDRINHFKKGDVLPSGVIKMVKVYIAMKRHISVGDKVAGRHGNKGIVSAIVPREDMPYLDDGTPVDIVLNPLGIPSRMNVGQILETILGLAGKELGNKVQKLLEVDGYEAVKKYLIYCFGKDVIADYEANYGKEGVMELARRTAEDGVHFKTPVFDGATLEKDIEPLLKDLNLPSSGSFMVRNGRTGEYFQQPVTIGNIYVMKLNHMVDDKLHARSVGPYSLVTQQPLGGKAQQGGQRLGEMEVWAMEAYGAAYALQEMLTVKSDDVTGRHKAYQAIIAGDDVPEPGVPESFNVLIKELQSLNLQVDLLKLGKENVNE from the coding sequence AAGGATGTAGTTCCTGTACCAAATTTGATTGAAATACAATCAACATCGTTTAATGATTTTGTTCAGCTTGACTATCTACCGCAAGAGCGAAAGCTCATTGGACTTGAAAAAGTATTGCGGGACATTTTTCCTATTGAGTATGAAGATAAGCTCTCTCTCGAGTACGTTAGTTATGAGTTAGGGCAGTGGACTTGTACGTGTGGAAAGTTGACTGGTATAGAAAGTCGTTACCAGTGGCGTTGTACATCGTGTAATAAATCCGATTGTTCACGTTTATCAAAAGATCAAACGTGTACGTATTGTAAGGAAAAAACTGCACGTTATATTACGTGCTCTAACTGTTTGGTACGTACAACTGTTCATACGCCGCTTACTCTAGACGAATGTCGCACAAGCGGTCAAACATTTTCTATGTCTCTAAAAATTAAAGTGCAGTTGATTAATTGGACGACCAATGCTGAAGGCAATAAGATAGTTCGCGATATTAAAGAGCAAGATATTTTCTTTGTTGATTTGCCGGTTATGGCGGATCTTTTTGAAGAACAAGGAAGATTTAAGCTTGGCAATTTGGGTTCTTTCTTGATTAACGGCGTTGATCGTGTTGTTGTTAGTCAGCTGCATAGATCTCCTGGTGTGGTTTTTTCACAAAGTAAAAAAGTAAAAGATTTCCGTGGAAGACCATATTATCTTGCACGTATTATACCAATGCGTGGATCTTGGATTGATTTTGAATCTGATAGTAACGACATTTTATATGTACGTATTGATAAGAAGAAAAAATTATACGTCACTACATTCTTGCAAGCATTAGGTTTTTCTCGCGACGACATTATTCCTCTCTTTTATGAGTTTGATACTATTTCCCTTAAAAAGGATCAATATTTCCGTGCAATAGATGAAAATCTTATTGGGCAGCGTATTGAAAAAGGGATGGTTCCTGCTGAAGATGAGGATGATTTTGTTGGTCGTAGAGTAACAAAAGATTTACTACCGAAGTTTAAAAAAGCTGGGATTAAAGCACTAACGCTTAAATCAGATAGCTTGATTGGCCGCGTTTTTGCAAAAGATGTTGTAGATTCAGAGACTGGTGAAATCCTTATAGAACAAGGCGAACTATTCTCTGAAAATCATCTTAAAGTTTTGAAAAAATTTGACACTCTCCAATTTGAGTTGATTAGATCAAATGGTTATGCATTGCAACCGACTATTGCATTAACTCTTGCGCAAGACAAATGTCATTCTCAAGATGCTGCATTAAAAGATTTGCATTCAAAAATATGGCCAGGTGACACCTCTTCAATAAAAGAAGTGGGAGAGCGTTTAACTAACTTGCTCTTTAATAATCGTTTTTATGATTTAACACGCGTTGGTCGTGTTCGTATGAATCGAAAATTAAGTTTATCAACAACAGAAGAGCAATTGGCATTAACCAAAGATGATATTGTTCAAACTATTCGATACCTCGTTAACTTACGAGAACGCGGAGAAGGTGAACTTGATGATATAGATCATTTGGGTAATCGTCGTGTTCGACTGGTTGGTGAGCTATTAAATAACCAAATGTATCTTGGTTTCACGCGCATAGAGCGTATTGTACGCGAGCGTTTTAGAATGCAAGAAGCACATGGTGCATTAATGCCTCAAGACTTCCTTAATGTTAAACCATTAAGTGCAGTTATTAGAGAATTCTTTGGTCTTGGTCAGCTTTCTCAGTTTATGGACCAGACAAACCCAATGGCAGAGCTTGCGCATAAGCGTCGTTTATCTGCGCTCGGGCCAGGCGGTGTTCTGAAAGATCGCGCAACATTTGAAATTCGCGATGTTCATCCTTCTCACTATGGAAGAATTTGTCCTATTGAAACACCAGAAGGTCAAACGGTTGGTTTGATTTCCTCTCTTGCAACGTATGCAATGGTGAATGATTTAGGGTTTATTGAAACAGCATACAGGCCGGTAGAAAATGGCAAGATTCTTAATGAAGTAGTCTTTTTGGACGCTTTTGAAGAATCTGGTAATTATATTGCTCAGGCAGATGCTATTGATCCAAAAACAAATCAGCTTAAAAAAGAAAAGATTTTTGCTCGACATGACGACAACTTGTTGTATGTTGATCCAGAAAAAATTAATTACATTGATTTATCGCCGAAACAGTTAGTTTCTGTTTCTGCCGCGTTAGTACCATTCCTTGATCATGATGATGCTGTTCGTGCGCTTATGGGTGCAAACATGCAACGTCAAGCAGTTCCGCTCATTACAACCAAAGCACCAATTGTCGGTACTGGTATGGAGCGAGAAATCGTTAAATCATCAGGCGCGTTGGTCTTGGCTAAACGAAGCGGTGTTGTTGAGTATGTTTCTTCGGACAAAATTATTGTTCGAGTAGACGAAGATGAATGTGCCAATACTGAAGATTGGGTAACTCATGGAATTGATACCTATCATCTGAAAAAATTCCAACGTTCAAGCTATAGCACATGGATCCATCATGCACCGATTGTGCAATGTGGTGAAGCTGTTAAAGCTGGGGATGTTTTAACGAACGGAGCTTCCATTTCTGATGGTGAGTTAGCATTAGGGAAAAACTTCTCAGTAGCCTTTATGTTGTGGCACGGTTACAACTTTGAGGATGCTATTGTATTGAGCAAACGTCTTGTTAGTGATAACGAACTTACGTCAGTGCATATTGATGAATATATAGTCGATGCACGTGATACTAAACTTGGACCAGAAGAACTTACGCGTGATCTACCAAACGTGAGTGAATCAGCGTTGGAAAGTTTGGATGAGGATGGTATTGTTCGTGTGGGTACTCGTGTAAAACCGGGAGATATTCTTGTTGGTAAGGTAACCTTAAAAGGTGATATCCAATATTCTCCTGAAGAAAAATTATTACGTGCGATTTTTGGAGAAAAATCACGCGAAGTACGAGATACATCATTGCGTGTTCCACCTGGAATAGAAGGTACTGTTATTGATGTAAAAATATTCTCAAGAAGCGGTGTGCGAAAAGATGCTCGTTATAAGCAAGAAGTAGCAAAGCAAATTGAGAAATTAGAAATTAATAATGTCCATCATGTTGTTTTCTTACAAAAAATGATCACTGGTAAAGCGTGCGATATTGCGCATGGCAAACAGGCAGCGGCGGATGTCAAAAAAGGCGTTCGTAGTGGCAAGTTTAACAAAGAAGAATTAAAAGACTTTACACTTGAAGACCTTTTCAAGCTCAAGTTAAAAGATAAGTCTGCTCAAGAAGAGTTGAAGCGATTGAAAGATTCTTATGAAAATCAGCTTCGCATTTTAGAAGGCTTAAAAGAAGATCGCATTAATCACTTTAAAAAAGGTGATGTCTTACCATCTGGCGTTATTAAGATGGTTAAAGTGTATATTGCGATGAAACGTCACATCTCTGTTGGGGATAAAGTGGCGGGTCGTCATGGTAACAAAGGTATCGTTTCTGCCATTGTTCCACGAGAGGATATGCCGTATTTAGACGATGGTACGCCAGTTGATATCGTATTAAATCCATTGGGTATTCCATCTCGTATGAACGTTGGGCAGATCCTAGAAACAATTTTGGGTCTTGCAGGCAAAGAGCTTGGTAACAAGGTTCAAAAATTATTAGAAGTAGATGGTTATGAAGCGGTAAAAAAATATCTGATTTATTGTTTTGGAAAAGATGTTATCGCAGATTACGAAGCAAACTATGGAAAAGAAGGTGTCATGGAGCTTGCACGTAGAACAGCAGAAGATGGTGTTCATTTCAAAACACCAGTGTTCGACGGAGCTACATTAGAAAAAGACATAGAACCATTATTGAAAGATCTTAATCTGCCATCATCAGGATCATTCATGGTGCGTAATGGTAGGACGGGTGAATATTTCCAACAACCTGTTACCATTGGCAATATTTATGTAATGAAATTAAACCATATGGTTGATGATAAGCTACATGCTCGTTCTGTCGGACCTTACTCACTTGTAACACAGCAACCTTTAGGCGGTAAAGCTCAACAAGGTGGTCAGCGTCTTGGGGAAATGGAAGTATGGGCGATGGAAGCTTATGGAGCAGCGTATGCCCTACAAGAAATGTTAACCGTTAAATCCGATGATGTAACTGGTCGTCATAAAGCATATCAGGCAATTATTGCTGGCGATGATGTACCAGAGCCGGGTGTTCCAGAATCATTTAACGTGCTTATTAAAGAGCTTCAAAGCTTAAACTTACAAGTGGATCTACTCAAGTTGGGGAAGGAGAATGTTAATGAGTAA